The Roseomonas haemaphysalidis nucleotide sequence CGGGTGCGTATGGCTCGTCCTCATGAGGCGTCGATCCCACCGCGCATCCCAGCCCCGGCACCAGCGCGGGCGCCGGCCGTGATCAGGGAAGGAGCGAGGGCGGTGAGCCGGTCACGCCAGGCGAGGGGCTCGAGCCAACGGGACGGGATTGCGGCGTAGCCATAAAGCGCGCCGGCGAGCTGGCCGGTGACGGCCCCGACGGTGTCGGCGTCCTCGCCGAGATTGACGGCGAGGATCAGGGCATCCTCGAAGGTGTGGGTTTGGGCGATGGCCCAGAGGGCGGCCTCAATGGTGTGGATGACGTAGCCGCTGGCGCGGATGGCGCCGCGGCGCTTGCCCTGCCAGGAGCCGGCGGCGACTGCGGCGACTGCGGGGTGTCCAGACCAGACGCTGGGAGCGAGCAGGGTGCCGCGATCGGCCCCGAGGATCGCGGCACTGAGGAGAGCGACAAAGAGGTCACAGCTCTCGACGGCCTGGGGCGCGCCGTGGGTGGTGCGGCTTTGCAGACGGGCAAGGCGGCTTGCGGCAAGGGGATCCTGGAGCGCGAAGAGCGCGACCGGTGCCACGCGCATGAGGGAGCCGTTGCCGGCGGTGTCCTCGGCGGTGGGCCCAGCAAG carries:
- a CDS encoding ADP-ribosylglycohydrolase family protein, producing the protein MTHTPFHSLDAALLDRATGALLGLAVGDALGTTLEFTDRDEAPHHTEMTGGGPFNLRPGQWTDDTSMALVLAESLIRCGTLDPRDLMDGFVRWWRTGAHSCTGTCFDIGMTTAAALADFERIGDPLAGPTAEDTAGNGSLMRVAPVALFALQDPLAASRLARLQSRTTHGAPQAVESCDLFVALLSAAILGADRGTLLAPSVWSGHPAVAAVAAGSWQGKRRGAIRASGYVIHTIEAALWAIAQTHTFEDALILAVNLGEDADTVGAVTGQLAGALYGYAAIPSRWLEPLAWRDRLTALAPSLITAGARAGAGAGMRGGIDAS